The window TTGGAAAAAATCCTTTGGATCTATCCTAAATGTTCTACTCATATTACTTCCGTTATTACTTCGGCCGCCTTGAGTATAAGCCTTTTTAGCTTTAAGGTTCAAAGTCCCGAATTGGCCTTTTTAAACAATCCTTTGTTTATCTTTGTAATTCTTTTTAGTATTATACTTTTAATTCTCATTCCTGCAAAGCTTCAGACAATGTCAGATTCCTACTGGGCAATTGTTTCGGATGATGCTACAGAAGGAAACAGGGTGTTTAGTTTTTTCTTTAGGCTCTTTAACGAAAAAAACCGAGCAATGGATGTGCGTATGTACGGTCAGCAAAAAGAGGGCAACATAATAAGAGCTTCCAGTAATATTTTTATGCCGGGCGGAAGGGTTTCGCAATATGCTAAAAAAGAGATGGGCTTTTTTGCCTTTTTATCGGCCTTTATTTCTACTTCTCTTTTAATAATCATTTACGGCTTTGTGGGGCTAAAAGCTTTAGGAAGAGCGTTCCCTGCCGGAAACCTCATGCAATATGCGGCAAGCATCACAGCCCTTTCTTCCGCCCTCACCGAAATATTTACGGTTGCAGGGGAGGCAAAAAACAATAGAGGATTTTTAAAGGATGTGTTTGACTTCTTGGATATAAAAAACGGAATGTGTATGAACAAGGCTCCGGTCAATTATCAACCGCTTGATAAGCCTCTTATAGAATTTAAAAACGTTTCCTTTGCTTATCCCGATTCCGAAAAGACCGTTTTAAAGAATTTAAACCTTAGTTTAAGGCAGGGTGAGCGGCTTGCCGTAGTCGGTAAAAACGGGAGCGGTAAGACCACCTTTGTAAAACTCCTCTGCCGCCTCTATGACCCTGTTGAAGGCGAAATCCTTTTTAACGGAAAAAACATAAAAGAATATGACTATAAAGAATATCTAAATCTTTTTTCCGTAGTTTTTCAGGATTTTAAACTCCTTGCCCTCCCTCTTGCCCAAAACATTTCGGGCGGAGAGGCTTACGATAAACTTAAAGTCTTGGAGGTTTTAAAAAAAACCGGCCTCGATCTTTCGAAGTTTAAAAATGCTGAAGAAACTTATCTTTATAAAAACTTCGATGATGAAGGCGTAAATATTTCAGGCGGGGAGGGGCAAAAGATTGCAATAGCCCGAGCCCTTTATAAGGATGCACCCCTCATAATCTTGGACGAACCTACAGCCGCCCTCGACCCTATTGCCGAAGCCGAAATCTATTCCAAATTCGACGGTCTTGTAAAAAACAAAACCTTCCTGTATATTTCGCACCGCCTTTCTTCCTGTAAGTTTTGTTCCCATATTTTGGTCTTTGACGCTGGTCTCATAGTTCAAGAAGGCAGCCACGAAGAACTTTTAGCGGAAGACGGCCTTTACAGTAAATTGTGGAACGCCCAAGCACAGTATTATAATCAAAACCACCCCTAGACAAAAGCTCCGATTTTGTGTATAGTCCTTACGGAAGCAGATGGGGTCTGGTGGCTCCCGCGGTCTTCAAAACCGTAGGTTGCATAATTCGCAATGGCAGGTTCGATTCCTGCCTCTTCCGTTTTTCCGCAGACTAAAACTAACTGTAGGCTAATGCAGGTAGTTGATTTTTTTTTAATAATAATCCATAATCATTTACATGAAACGAAAATTAGTAACCTCGGCTTTGCCCTATGTAAACAATTTTCCCCATTTGGGAAATTTAATTCAAGTATTATCCGCTGATGTATTTGCGCGCTTTTGCCGCTTAAAAGAATATGAAACCCTTTATATTTGCGGCACCGACGAATACGGAACCGCCACCGAGACAAAGGCTCTCGAAGAAAAAAAGAGCCCCGAAGAGCTATGCTCATTCTATCATGCAATTCATGCTGAAATATATAATTGGTTTAATATTGCCTTCGACTATTTTGGAAGAACTTCTACGCCTCAGCAGACCGAAATAACTCAGGGTATTTTTAATGACCTCGATAAAAACGGCTACATTACCGAGCATACTATAGAACAGCTTTACTGCCCCTCCTGTAAGCGCTTTTTGGCCGACCGCTATGTATTGGGTACCTGTCCTTCATGTTCCTATGACGGAGCAAGGGGCGACCAGTGCGAGCATTGCGGAAAACTTTTAGATCCCACCGATTTAAAAGAACCCCGTTGTTCTTCTTGCGGGGCAGCTCCCGAAGTGCGCTCTACAACCCATCTTTATATAAACCTTCCCAAAATCGTACCGGAGTACGAAAAGTGGATGCCTAAGACGGCAGAGGAGGGAAGATGGTCAAACAATGCCCTTCAAATGTCAAAAAGCTGGCTTAGGGACGGCCTTCAAGAAAGGGCTATAACAAGGGACCTTAAATGGGGAATCCCCGTGCCCAAAAAAGGCTTTGAAGACAAGGTTTTTTATGTATGGTTCGATGCTCCAATCGGCTATATTTCGATAACAAAGTGCTGGGCTGACCTTGCCGGAAAGGATTGGAAGGCATGGTGGCTTGATCAAAATGATGTAGAGCTTTTTCAGTTTATCGGAAAAGATAATATTCCATTCCATACGGTAATCTTCCCCTGTTCTCTCATAGGTTCCGGAAAAAATTGGACAAAACTCTTTCATATGTCAGGCACCGAGTACCTTAATTACGAGAACGGAAAATTTTCAAAGTCTAAGGGAGTGGGCGTTTTCGGAAACGATGCCAAAGAATCCGGTATCCCTGCCGATATGTGGAGGTTCTACATCTTTTATAACCGCCCCGAAAAGAACGACACCCAGTTTACATGGAAGGATTTTCAGGAGAGGGTAAACAGCGAGCTTATCGGAAACCTCTGCAATCTT of the Treponema denticola ATCC 35405 genome contains:
- a CDS encoding ABC transporter ATP-binding protein; the encoded protein is MKTEKEHNKKRHNKGLNRRAFLLLFKKAPLFFISVLGEKVFTSLLPFIGIFFSARIINELVLIYSGKGDLSKIKSLVLLSLILTAAFMLVSSLFKRWANYEGRSVDYKLQDIYVQKFLSMDFQDVESAKTNEIYTRMWQNTNYAGWGLEKILWIYPKCSTHITSVITSAALSISLFSFKVQSPELAFLNNPLFIFVILFSIILLILIPAKLQTMSDSYWAIVSDDATEGNRVFSFFFRLFNEKNRAMDVRMYGQQKEGNIIRASSNIFMPGGRVSQYAKKEMGFFAFLSAFISTSLLIIIYGFVGLKALGRAFPAGNLMQYAASITALSSALTEIFTVAGEAKNNRGFLKDVFDFLDIKNGMCMNKAPVNYQPLDKPLIEFKNVSFAYPDSEKTVLKNLNLSLRQGERLAVVGKNGSGKTTFVKLLCRLYDPVEGEILFNGKNIKEYDYKEYLNLFSVVFQDFKLLALPLAQNISGGEAYDKLKVLEVLKKTGLDLSKFKNAEETYLYKNFDDEGVNISGGEGQKIAIARALYKDAPLIILDEPTAALDPIAEAEIYSKFDGLVKNKTFLYISHRLSSCKFCSHILVFDAGLIVQEGSHEELLAEDGLYSKLWNAQAQYYNQNHP